A genomic window from Schistocerca serialis cubense isolate TAMUIC-IGC-003099 chromosome 4, iqSchSeri2.2, whole genome shotgun sequence includes:
- the LOC126473708 gene encoding troponin C, isoallergen Bla g 6.0101-like — protein sequence MDDLPAEQIQLLKKAFDAFDHDKKGYITTDIVRTILDMLGLKLDADTLQDIIEEVDVDGSGQLEFEEFVILASRFLVEEDAEAMQQELREAFRLYDKEGNGYITTGVLREILRELDDKITEEELDMMIEEIDSDGSGTVDFDEFMEVMTGE from the exons atg GACGATCTTCCAGCGGAACAGATACAGC TGCTGAAGAAGGCCTTCGACGCCTTCGACCATGACAAGAAGGGCTACATCACGACCGACATCGTGCGCACCATCCTGGACATGCTGGGGCTCAAGCTGGACGCGGACACGCTCCAGGATATCATCGAAGAGGTCGACGTCGACG GTTCCGGTCAGCTGGAGTTTGAGGAGTTCGTGATCCTGGCCTCCAGGTTCCTGGTTGAGGAGGATGCTGAGGCGATGCAGCAGGAGCTCCGCGAGGCCTTCCGTTTGTACGACAAGGAAG GTAATGGGTACATCACGACTGGAGTCCTGAGGGAGATCCTGCGAGAGCTGGACGACAAGATCACGGAGGAGGAACTCGACATGATGATCGAGGAAATCGACTCGGACGGCTCCGGGACCGTCGACTTTGATG